Genomic window (Macrobrachium nipponense isolate FS-2020 chromosome 35, ASM1510439v2, whole genome shotgun sequence):
gtgagatgtgaggctgatgtCAACAgatgggatgtttctgttgtgtgtgtgtgttccttgtttgttcacgtacccACATGATCTATGTTGCGTACCCCCAGGGGTACGTGgaccccagtttggacaacactggtCTAGAAAATGGATGCCTTGTTATTGCATGGCTATATACAAAGAGTGAGAGTTCACTCCAGGACTCGGGTTCCATAAAATGCATGTGCAATGCTGCTGACCTCAGAATGATATTCTTTCTTAATTAGTGAATAAGATGCCTAGGATGCAggaacactaaactttacaagtTTTATGTATTCTTAAATACAAGAATTCCCAATCAAAATTAAAAGTGGTAGCAGGAAACACTTCCCTTAACCTACCTATAGCTCTCTTTCAATTtccttcaaacaaaaaaaaacttaaaaatattgcTACTGTACATCACTGAAAAACTTTTTACAAATTGTACGCTACTAATAAACGTCCCTTATcataccttataattataaaaagcCCTTCATGACTGTTGGTGCAATACAGAGCCCTCTAAGTTCCTTTAACTTCTCCAGTACCCTTGTCTTCTTGCTTTGGAGGTAcagatattttcatatgaataacagtTGATGACCTTGTCTGTCGGTCTCCATTTAACAAGAATCCAAGCTCCtctgcaaaaatatttaatttcaaaccaagtttaataaatttttcagctaccaataaatcttgaaatagaaaagggaaacaCTCAATTTACTTTAGAACAAAACGTTGTGTCTGCACCCATGTTAGcactatcaaagaaaaaaaaagtgcttggTGATGCCAGATGAAAAGGGGGCGGTCCCCTCCTCACTCTTCTACTACTGATTAATTTCCTTGTTACTAAATTCAATTCCAGGTCACTGTGGGATACTCTGACATAACAGGTAATGGTTTGTACTATTTCTATAGGAACAACTATCTATGACTTACCACTGACATGAAATCCTGATGTCGATGCTGCAAGTCTTGCTCTGGGTATTGCATTCTTGATTTCATGAGCTAGATTAATAGCCCTCTCCACACCAGTGCCTAAACCATGAACAATGACAAAGTTTTCACCACTTGACAAAATGGTTTTCCCACGGAGAAACTGATTCTGTGAAAATAAAGTAGTAATACATAAAACTATTACACAGTGTCTTTATTCCATTTATAGAACAACTCAAAATTAAAATcactatttataaaaaatataaaacttttattttactgtaaaattaaacttgacaaatgaaataataaataattatctcAAGTAAATTATTCTTTCATATCGGGACCCTCTTACCCAGGTATGTAAAATGCCATTTACAACTATCATCAGGTAATGCAAATATGTaatgtaaataaacaacacaaagtcaaatgcaaaaggaaaaacaaatgctCAATTTTATTTCTCAAGGAAAGTTTGAACAGCCAAAGTCAGGCAAAGAGTTTGGAGATGTTTAAAATCGACAGCAGCCAGAGGCAGTGGAGTACAGGTGTGCTTCCCCACCTGGCATAGTTAtgttataaaactttattgtacatgacaatatcatttttatacattcaacttccctgccagatatatacttagctgattagcacccattggtggtgggtaagagacagctaactactgaaataaacaggtaaacaacatatgttgtaggtatttataaaccttggttcctaccttattaggctgaagacttcgcggctactgccttgtagtctgcttagcctcaagagcctcagcgagataatgatctatggccaagagttcttgtgggtctgccgatggggtcttaccacttactcggcagagcctaaaaggactttgtcaatgggtgctgatccacttatatgacaatacaccttgttcaaggagcacaaaaccgatcccgatcacctgatcctaacatccatgttagttctaagattgtaaggagtcatCCCGAACTCCtcacacaaccaaaaaacaaaaaaatcgaaacataattacactttcattacaaaatatacaaaaaaaaattttgtactcccctactagtcatacatacccttgatcgcctaccagcaatgacactctgctcccgtgcgacagtagtgagcttgctactagaaaaccaagcactatctgacaagagggtttatgtacgataaaaaaacacaaaattaaggatcagtctttgctccaagacccagtactgtatctgctgatacaaaaggacctagcgagaagcacttctcataggtcactctcacgtccttcagataatgagatgcaaacactgaattgcacctccaatatgtagtctcgatgatattcttcagagacatattcttttggaacgccaaagacgttgctactgctcttacttcatgcgtcttgacttttagaagaccgaaggattcctccgagcagttctgtgagcgtccgtaataacgcttctcacaaagaaagccaaggcgtttttggacatgagtcgtttggggttcttcactgcacaccaaagaaccttgttgacaagctcccatctgtctcttctctctaaatagaatttaagagctctcactggacagagagatctctctatctctctgcctaccaggttagataggccttttacctcaaaacttctgggccaaggttttgatgggttttcgttctttgccagaaacattgtctggaaagaacagatggcagcatctcctttgaaccccaccgtggaatccagagcgtgtaattcgctcgtcctcttggctgtagcgagagccactaggaacaagcatttcctagtgacgtcgcggaaggacgccagatgtaaaggttcgaatttgtccgatgaaaggaatttcaggaccacgtctagattccaactaggtgttctaggagtagctgctttcgacgtctcaaaagatctaattagatcgtgtagatctttgtcgttagcaatgtctaggcctcgattcctgaaaaccgaagacagcatgcttcggtatccttttattgtcgagacagataggtgtgactcctttctcagaaagaggaggaaatcggcaatattcactatagaggtactggaggaggacagcttctgaaccttacaccacctcctaaagacttcccacttcgactggtatactcttctcgtcgaagctctgcgggctctagcgatagagcccgcagcctcgcgagaaaagcctctcgctctgacaagtctttcgatagtcgaaaggcagtcagagcgagacctgggaggttgtgatgaaacctctcgaagtggggttgtctgagtagatcgtgtctgtttggaagcgatctggggaagtccactatccactccagtacctccgtgaaccattcctgtgctggccaaaatgggctatgagtatcaacttcgtgctcttcgaagctacaaacttcctgagcacttcccccaggattttgaacgggggaaaggcgaaAGCGtctccacacccgaccaatccatggagaaaaaaaaacgcgtctattgtgaaggctctcggatcctctact
Coding sequences:
- the LOC135208515 gene encoding ribonuclease P protein subunit p20-like is translated as MAAEVSDSLTCISAPASGINHGKGINIPIGPEEQALSRLLPRYLPRHPNHIYVSGNTDFKNQFLRGKTILSSGENFVIVHGLGTGVERAINLAHEIKNAIPRARLAASTSGFHVSEELGFLLNGDRQTRSSTVIHMKISVPPKQEDKGTGEVKGT